A window from candidate division WOR-3 bacterium encodes these proteins:
- a CDS encoding ABC transporter permease: MNDLILLKAIFKKEIREMKSYLFNTLFSMITIYVIFILLFLGVKIISPSTFNLGNTLEGLIIGYYIWIFSILGYEICWHITEEARAGTLEQLSMTPFGLHKVLLYRTISTYIINLLWTIPLLFLMMITTGKFLNIDIISLFPLLLLTIFPSFGIGFILAGLGLIFKRIQATYQIFQFLFVFFIMAPSDKIFLFKFLPFSLGVRMIAQNMIHKVRIFEMNPVDFIILLFVFIFYFLTGFYIFSICEKKAKKLGVLGHY, from the coding sequence ATGAATGATTTAATACTTTTAAAGGCTATTTTTAAAAAGGAAATTAGAGAAATGAAAAGTTATTTATTCAATACTCTCTTTTCAATGATTACAATTTATGTAATTTTTATACTCTTATTTTTAGGTGTTAAAATTATTTCGCCCTCAACATTTAATTTAGGAAATACCCTTGAAGGATTAATAATAGGCTACTATATATGGATCTTTTCAATCCTTGGATACGAAATATGCTGGCATATTACTGAGGAAGCACGGGCAGGAACGCTTGAACAACTTTCAATGACCCCTTTTGGATTACATAAAGTATTATTGTATAGAACAATATCAACTTACATTATAAATCTTCTGTGGACAATTCCTTTACTTTTTTTAATGATGATAACAACAGGTAAATTTTTAAATATTGATATTATTTCTCTTTTTCCTCTTCTTTTATTAACAATTTTCCCAAGTTTTGGAATTGGATTTATATTAGCTGGTCTTGGTTTAATCTTTAAAAGAATTCAGGCAACTTATCAGATTTTCCAGTTCTTATTTGTATTTTTTATAATGGCACCTTCTGATAAAATATTTTTGTTTAAATTTTTACCCTTTTCCCTTGGAGTTAGAATGATTGCGCAGAATATGATTCATAAGGTTAGAATTTTTGAGATGAATCCAGTGGATTTTATTATTCTTCTTTTTGTTTTTATTTTTTACTTTTTAACAGGTTTTTATATTTTTAGTATCTGTGAGAAAAAAGCAAAAAAATTGGGTGTTCTCGGACATTATTAA
- a CDS encoding ABC transporter ATP-binding protein, translating into MNVLEVINLKKTYKGGIKAVDNISFEIKRGEIVGLLGPNGAGKTTTIKCISTLIIPDSGQIIVKGKDILKAPSFALKNIASVLEGNRNIYWRLNVRDNLEFFASLQGLSYKNVKNKIEELIDFFNLREKEKKEARFLSRGMQQKLAVACAFIKDTEIILLDEPTLGLDVETTRELKELIRKKAKEESKTLIVSSHNMKLIEDICDRVIIINRGKIVAIDSIKNLKEFFGYKAFSFEIEGKINENIKKEFKEKFELVKFIENEYNTNMEIELKSIEIIYDVIEMMRNKNFRLKKFEEITPDFEEIYLKIVKNE; encoded by the coding sequence ATGAATGTTCTTGAAGTAATAAATTTAAAAAAAACTTACAAGGGAGGAATTAAGGCAGTTGATAACATTTCTTTTGAAATAAAAAGAGGAGAGATTGTAGGTCTTTTAGGTCCAAATGGAGCTGGAAAAACAACAACAATAAAATGCATTTCAACACTTATAATTCCTGATTCAGGTCAAATAATTGTAAAAGGGAAAGATATTTTGAAAGCCCCTTCTTTTGCCTTAAAAAATATAGCATCTGTTCTTGAAGGAAATAGAAATATTTACTGGAGATTGAATGTAAGGGATAACCTTGAATTTTTTGCTTCTCTACAGGGATTGAGTTATAAAAATGTTAAAAATAAAATTGAGGAACTTATTGATTTCTTTAATTTAAGGGAAAAAGAAAAAAAAGAGGCAAGATTTCTTTCAAGGGGGATGCAGCAGAAACTTGCAGTTGCCTGTGCTTTTATAAAAGATACTGAAATAATTCTTCTGGATGAACCCACACTTGGACTTGATGTTGAAACCACCCGTGAACTTAAAGAATTAATAAGAAAAAAAGCAAAAGAGGAATCCAAAACACTTATTGTTAGTTCTCATAATATGAAACTGATTGAAGATATATGTGATAGAGTTATTATCATAAACAGAGGGAAAATTGTTGCAATTGATTCAATAAAAAACTTAAAAGAATTTTTTGGATATAAAGCTTTTAGTTTTGAAATTGAAGGGAAAATAAATGAAAATATTAAAAAAGAATTCAAAGAAAAATTTGAACTTGTAAAATTTATTGAAAATGAATATAACACAAACATGGAAATAGAATTGAAATCAATCGAAATTATTTACGATGTTATTGAAATGATGAGAAATAAAAATTTCAGGTTAAAAAAATTTGAAGAAATAACACCTGACTTTGAAGAAATTTATTTAAAAATTGTAAAAAATGAATGA